One Blattabacterium cuenoti DNA window includes the following coding sequences:
- the rplC gene encoding 50S ribosomal protein L3, giving the protein MKTIGLIGKNMGMTNIYLDNGINVPCTIIHVNPCYIIQIKTIKNDGYSSIQIGTDEKNERTTNKPLLGHFKKIGLSPKKKLVEFRGDFDELSYKVGQLININIFQVGDFVDVVGVSKGKGFQGVVKRHNFSGVGERSHGQHNRLRSPGSIGAGSTPSRVFKGKKMAGRMGNSRITIKNIKILKLDTDPGLLILRGSVPGNKNSYLTIKKKVWN; this is encoded by the coding sequence ATGAAAACAATTGGATTGATAGGAAAAAACATGGGAATGACAAATATTTATTTAGATAATGGAATTAATGTACCTTGTACTATAATTCATGTCAATCCTTGTTATATAATTCAAATAAAAACAATAAAAAATGATGGATATTCATCAATTCAAATAGGAACTGATGAAAAAAATGAAAGAACAACTAATAAACCTTTATTAGGACATTTTAAAAAAATTGGATTATCTCCTAAGAAAAAACTGGTAGAATTTAGAGGTGATTTTGATGAATTATCCTATAAAGTAGGACAATTAATTAATATTAATATATTTCAAGTAGGAGATTTTGTGGATGTAGTTGGAGTTTCTAAAGGAAAGGGGTTTCAAGGTGTAGTAAAAAGACATAATTTCTCTGGAGTAGGAGAAAGGAGTCATGGACAACATAATCGTTTAAGATCTCCTGGATCAATAGGGGCTGGATCAACTCCATCTAGGGTTTTTAAAGGAAAAAAAATGGCTGGTAGAATGGGGAATAGTAGAATTACCATTAAAAATATTAAAATATTGAAATTAGATACCGATCCAGGTTTATTAATTTTAAGAGGATCAGTTCCAGGTAATAAAAATTCATATTTAACAATTAAAAAGAAAGTATGGAACTAA
- the rpsJ gene encoding 30S ribosomal protein S10, with product MGYNIKIKLKSYDYNLLDKSAEKIVNSVIPTGVVLNGPVPLPTEKKTYTILRSPHANKKSREQFFLPTHKRLLQINNASSKTVDALMKLELPSGVEAEIKV from the coding sequence ATGGGATACAATATTAAGATAAAATTAAAATCTTATGATTATAATTTATTGGACAAATCTGCCGAAAAAATTGTTAATTCAGTAATTCCAACTGGAGTTGTATTAAATGGTCCAGTACCATTACCAACGGAAAAAAAAACATATACTATATTAAGATCTCCACATGCAAATAAAAAATCTAGAGAACAATTTTTTTTACCTACGCATAAAAGACTTTTACAAATAAATAATGCATCGTCAAAAACGGTAGATGCATTAATGAAATTGGAATTACCTAGTGGAGTAGAAGCAGAAATAAAAGTATAA
- the rplD gene encoding 50S ribosomal protein L4 encodes MELNILDFEGNFTKKKINFNNKNFFKKNYDHSVYLEIKRYLFSQRQGTHKSKEKSELSGSNRKLHRQKGTGGSRKGDIKNPIFRGGGRIFGPKPRKYSIKVNKKVKNIAKKYVIEHKLLKNEIKIVKNIKLKKPKTKIVLKLLNSIGFFKEKVLIINEKFDKNLYLSFRNIKRCNIININDVTCFYLLNCSYIILFENSVNKFQKLFFDVKK; translated from the coding sequence ATGGAACTAAATATACTAGATTTTGAAGGAAATTTTACAAAAAAAAAAATAAATTTTAATAATAAAAATTTTTTTAAAAAAAATTATGATCATTCTGTTTATTTAGAAATAAAAAGATATTTATTTTCTCAACGTCAAGGTACACATAAATCTAAAGAAAAAAGTGAATTATCTGGTAGTAATAGAAAATTACATAGACAGAAAGGTACTGGAGGATCTAGAAAAGGAGATATAAAAAACCCAATTTTTAGGGGGGGGGGTAGAATTTTTGGTCCTAAACCTAGAAAATATTCAATAAAAGTTAATAAAAAAGTTAAAAATATAGCAAAAAAATACGTTATAGAACATAAATTATTAAAAAATGAAATTAAAATTGTTAAAAATATAAAATTGAAAAAACCTAAGACTAAAATTGTATTAAAATTATTAAATTCTATAGGATTTTTTAAAGAAAAAGTTTTAATAATAAATGAAAAATTCGATAAAAATTTATATTTATCATTTAGAAATATAAAAAGATGTAATATAATTAATATTAATGATGTTACTTGTTTTTATTTATTGAATTGTTCATATATTATATTATTTGAAAATTCTGTAAATAAATTTCAAAAATTATTTTTTGATGTTAAAAAATAA